From the genome of Spinacia oleracea cultivar Varoflay chromosome 2, BTI_SOV_V1, whole genome shotgun sequence, one region includes:
- the LOC110790235 gene encoding uncharacterized protein, producing MAGRPWCFEQNLLLLKDISGDEQPYDIALTHSPFWVRIENLPFNCRSDAHVKAIAAKLDSLMEIEEDVMGIGKDRRLRVMMDVTKPLRRFLDVVNRQGHTVKVKLKYERLPFFCFMCGIMGHGEKDCI from the coding sequence ATGGCGGGGAGGCCATGGTGCTTCGAACAAAATCTCTTACTTCTCAAGGACATCTCTGGGGACGAGCAACCATATGATATTGCCCTAACTCATTCCCCTTTCTGGGTTAGAATTGAGAATCTTCCTTTTAATTGTCGTTCTGATGCGCACGTGAAAGCTATCGCTGCTAAACTCGATTCATTAATGGAGATAGAGGAGGATGTGATGGGGATTGGTAAAGACCGCAGACTGAGAGTTATGATGGATGTAACAAAACCATTACGACGTTTCCTAGACGTGGTAAATAGGCAAGGTCATACGGTAAAGGTGAAGCTTAAATATGAACGTCTGCCATTTTTCTGCTTCATGTGTGGTATTATGGGTCACGGTGAAAAGGATTGTATCTAG
- the LOC130467618 gene encoding uncharacterized mitochondrial protein AtMg00310-like, whose translation MAVAQAIPKYMMRIFRIFDGLIDEMHSIMAKFWWGSNGVERKIHWNRWELLCLPKSMGGMGYYKNLDFMAALRGHDPSYTWRSIWGANALLHDGMRWRVGNDTSIRVWDDSWQPGKGTFIVPTPQPDSNKELRVSDLIDYDNGCRDSDLVSITFTEVDRRAVMDLPLSKFWPGDRRYWWPSPNGVYTVR comes from the exons ATGGCAGTGGCACAGGCTATACCGAAATATATGATGAGAATTTTTAGGATATTTGATGGTCTTATTGATGAAATGCACTCGATTATGGCAAAATTTTGGTGGGGATCGAATGGGGTGGAGAGGAAGATTCACTGGAATAGGTGGGAACTACTATGCTTGCCAAAGTCCATGGGAGGGATGGG ATACTACAAGAATTTGGATTTTATGGCAGCCTTACGGGGCCATGACCCGAGTTACACATGGCGGAGTATATGGGGTGCGAATGCCCTTCTCCATGATGGTATGAGATGGAGAGTGGGGAATGATACTTCCATCAGGGTGTGGGATGACTCTTGGCAACCAGGAAAGGGAACTTTTATTGTTCCAACACCCCAACCTGACAGTAATAAGGAGCTACGGGTAAGTGACTTAATTGACTATGATAATGGTTGCCGGGATAGTGATCTGGTGTCTATCACTTTTACTGAGGTAGACAGGAGAGCTGTTATGGATTTACCACTATCAAAATTTTGGCCAGGTGATAGGAGGTATTGGTGGCCGTCACCAAATGGTGTGTATACAGTACGATAA